A single Triticum dicoccoides isolate Atlit2015 ecotype Zavitan chromosome 2A, WEW_v2.0, whole genome shotgun sequence DNA region contains:
- the LOC119356318 gene encoding uncharacterized protein LOC119356318 produces MIYVVMAPNPSGQSQEKKKTKEKQPMKIHYDLLNLRMNQAEQKVTCELMMPAKLPDFYNPPLGADPVVLHVKHPTQDKHSVTLMRDCLHKNLLHAKLVSDKDPYLLVFTDRYTGMLTAYFKSIEPFVAKYAEPGRIPFPSAKLQSVVSQMLDGLKGLWFYDKYHGNLRLDNTYYYKTKDGDVVVKLASFKCQGTKLKDPAKKGKDKTETVAHYQAEDLQAMGTALEEISQMASDLSEKGYLLDCRQIDHLAERLKEVSKIQLLQWMRLSFQGIMVFFWYYTLYCHDLQDPLTRGDVKMVKHARPEMPVTVSSSRTVAAVTRLKVTAV; encoded by the exons ATGATATACGTTGTGATGGCACCAAATCCATCAG GTCAGtcccaagaaaagaagaaaacaaaagagaAACAG CCTATGAAGATACACTATGACCTGTTAAACCTAAGGATGAACCAGGCTGAACAGAAAGTGACTTGTGAGCTTATGATGCCAGCAAAGTTACCAGATTTCTACAACCCTCCCCTTGGTGCTGATCCGGTTGTCCTCCATGTGAAACATCCAACCCAAGACAAGCATTCTGTTACTTTAATGAGGGATTGCTTACATAAGAACCTTCTGCATGCAAAACTTGTCAGTGACAAAGATCCATATCTGCTAGTCTTTACTGACCGATACACAGGAATGTTAACAGCATACTTCAAGTCCATCGAACCATTTGTAGCTAAGTATGCCGAACCGGGCCGGATACCATTCCCGTCCGCTAAGCTTCAAAGTGTTGTGAGTCAAATGCTTGATGGTTTGAAGGGACTGTGGTTCTATGACAAGTACCATGGAAACTTGAGATTGGACAACACATACTACTATAAGACAAAAGATGGTGATGTCGTTGTGAAGTTGGCAAGTTTTAAATGTCAAGGTACTAAACTTAAAGACCCTGCAAAAAAGGGAAAAG ATAAAACAGAGACTGTTGCACATTACCAGGCGGAAGATTTACAAGCAATGGGCACTGCGCTGGAAGAAATATCTCAAATGGCTAGTGATTTGAGTGAGAAAGGCTATCTGTTGGATTGCAGACAGATTGACCACCTTGCCGAAAGACTAAAAGAAGTGTCCAA AATCCAACTGCTTCAGTGGATGCGACTGTCATTTCAAGGAATCATGGTGTTTTTCTGGTACTATACTCTTTACTGCCACGACCTCCAAGACCCGTTAACCAGGGGTGATGTTAAG ATGGTAAAGCATGCAAGACCAGAGATGCCAGTGACAGTTAGCAGTTCGAGGACCGTGGCTGCCGTAACAAGGCTTAAAGTAACTGCAGTATGA
- the LOC119356319 gene encoding ubiquinol oxidase 1b, mitochondrial-like: MSSRMAGATLLRHLGPRLFAAAEPASGLAASARGIMPAAARIFPARMASTEAAAPHAKQEDDAASPQAAATPEQQNKKPVVSYWGIEPRKLVKDDGTEWPWFCFRPWDTYRPDTSIDVAKHHEPKALADKVAYFVVRSLRVPRDLFFQRRHASHALLLETVAAVPPMVGGVLLHLRSLRRFEHSGGWIRALMEEAENERMHLMTFMEVTQPRWWERALVLAAQGVFFNAYFVGYLISPKFAHRFVGYLEEEAVESYTEYLKDLEAGLIENTPAPAIAIDYWRLPADARLKDVVTAVRADEAHHRDANHYASDVHYQGMTLNQSPAPLGYH, translated from the coding sequence ATGAGCTCCCGGATGGCCGGAGCCACGCTTCTGCGCCACCTGGGCCCCCGCCTCTTCGCCGCCGCCGAGCCAGCCTCCGGGCTCGCCGCGAGCGCGAGGGGCATCATGCCCGCCGCCGCGAGGATCTTCCCCGCGCGGATGGCCAGCACCGAGGCCGCCGCCCCGCATGCCAAACAAGAAGATGATGCCGCGAGCCCCCAGGCGGCCGCGACTCCAGAGCAGCAGAACAAGAAGCCCGTGGTGAGCTACTGGGGCATCGAGCCTCGGAAGCTCGTCAAGGATGACGGCACGGAGTGGCCATGGTTCTGCTTCAGGCCGTGGGACACgtaccggccggacacgtccatcgACGTGGCCAAGCACCACGAGCCCAAGGCCCTGGCGGACAAGGTGGCCTACTTCGTGGTTCGGTCGCTGCGCGTGCCCCGGGACCTCTTCTTCCAGCGCCGGCACGCCAGCCATGCTCTGCTACTGGAAACGGTGGCGGCGGTGCCTCCCATGGTGGGCGGCGTGCTGCTGCACCTGCGCTCGCTCCGCCGCTTCGAGCACAGCGGCGGCTGGATCCGGGCGCTCATGGAGGAGGCCGAGAACGAGCGCATGCACCTCATGACCTTCATGGAGGTGACGCAGCCGCGGTGGTGGGAGCGCGCGCTCGTGCTCGCCGCGCAGGGCGTCTTCTTCAACGCCTACTTCGTCGGGTACCTCATTTCCCCCAAGTTCGCGCACCGCTTCGTCGGGTACCTCGAGGAGGAGGCCGTGGAGTCTTATACTGAGTATCTCAAGGACCTTGAGGCCGGATTGATCGAGAACACGCCCGCGCCGGCCATCGCCATCGACTACTGGCGCCTCCCCGCCGACGCCAGGCTCAAGGACGTCGTCACCGCCGTGCGCGCCGACGAGGCGCATCACCGCGACGCCAACCACTACGCATCGGACGTCCATTACCAGGGAATGACGCTGAATCAATCGCCTGCGCCGCTCGGGTACCACTGA